One window of Cervus elaphus chromosome 6, mCerEla1.1, whole genome shotgun sequence genomic DNA carries:
- the SPATA18 gene encoding mitochondria-eating protein, translating into MADNLRRLVSNEALRSLQDKLESWLREYNENSCDQNLNHCLELIEQVAKVQGQLFGILTVAAQEGGHYDGVETIKSRLLPWLEASFTAASLGKPVDSKVPSLQDTFDKDRHKEPGIRDIQQLDADLSATRNQLNQVQDDMAETEKTLEEPKNRSAISLLAAEEEINQLKKQLKSLQAQEESRHRNSDRRRSEKRVSERRRMELRGSEQRVSDLDKRSADKRNAEAVCDYEKQLRTLKDEIAVLSAEKSVLQGRSARSRSPSPAPCSRSHSHSRSHSQSRSHSRSHSRSRSRSRSASPASAKARTPSPNRARLSSVARKAALLSRFSDAYSQGRLDAQCLLRRCIDKAETVQRIIYIATVEAFHVAKMAFRHFKIRVRKSLTPSCAGSNDFEDAVSDYIICHLDLYDSQSSVNDVIRAMNVNPKISFPPEVDFCLLSNFIQEICCIAFAMQTLEPPLDIAFGADGEIFNDCRYRRSYDSDFTAPLVFYHVWPALMENDCVIMKGEAVTKRGAFWNSVRPVSRCRSRSLSPICPRTRIGLGMISRSRSPSPIRCGLPRF; encoded by the exons ATGGCCGATAACCTGAGGAGACTGGTCTCCAACGAAGCTTTACGATCGTTGCAGGACAAGCTAGAGTCCTGGCTGAGGGAGTACAAC GAGAACTCATGTGATCAAAATCTCAATCACTGCCTCGAACTCATTGAGCAAGTTGCCAAAGTGCAGGgacaactctttgggatcctcaCCGTAGCAGCCCAAGAAG GAGGACACTATGATGGCGTGGAAACAATCAAATCGCGCCTTTTGCCTTGGCTGGAGGCCTCCTTCACAGCTGCTTCCCTGGGGAAACCTGTGGACAGCAAGGTCCCTTCTCTACAG GATACATTCGATAAAGACAGACATAAAGAGCCTGGTATTCGGGACATACAACAATTAGATGCCGATTTGAGTGCAACTCGTAATCAACTCAACCAGGTTCAAGACGA TATGGCTGAGACTGAAAAGACTCTTGAAGAACCCAAGAACAGATCTGCCATATCCCTTTTGGCTGCAGAGGAGGAAATAAATCAGCTAAAaaagca GCTTAAATCTCTTCAAGCCCAGGAAGAATCCCGCCACAGAAACTCAGATCGTAGGAGATCAGAGAAGCGGGTCTCCGAGCGTAGGAGAATGGAGCTGCGGGGCTCGGAGCAGCGTGTCTCTGACCTGGACAAGCGGAGCGCAGACAAGCGGAATGCAGAAGCCGTGTGCGATTACGAGAAACAGCTCCGAACCCTGAAGGACGAGATAGCTGTTCTGTCTGCTGAAAAATCTGTACTCCAAGGAAG GTCCGCCAGGAGCCGGTCTCCCAGCCCGGCCCCTTGCAGCCGCAGTCACAGCCACAGCCGCAGCCACAGCCAGAGCCGCAGCCACAGCCGAAGTCACAGCCGCAGCCGCAGCCGAAGCAGATCCGCCAGCCCCGCCTCCGCCAAGGCCAGGACCCCGTCCCCGAATCGCGCCAGACTGTCCAGCGTGGCGCGCAAAGCCGCCCTGCTGTCCCGGTTCAGCGATGCCTACTCCCAGGGCCGCCTGGATGCGCAGTGCCTGCTGCGGCGCTGTATCGACAAGGCCGAGACGGTGCAGCGGATCATCTACATCGCGACCGTG GAGGCGTTCCATGTGGCCAAAATGGCATTCAGACACTTCAAGATCCGCGTGAGGAAATCACTGACACCATCTTGCGCAGGGTCAAATGACTTTGAGGATGCTGTCTCGGATTATATCATCTGTCATCTTGATCTATATGATTCCCAAAGCAGTGTTAAT gatgTGATCCGAGCCATGAATGTCAATCCCAAGATTTCATTCCCTCCTGAAGTTGACTTTTGCCTCCTCAGTAACTTCATCCAGGAGATATGTTGCATTGCCTTTGCAATGCAGACTTTAGAACCACCCCTAGATATTGCATTTGGGGCCGATGGAGAAATTTTTAATGATTGCAG GTACCGTCGAAGCTATGACTCCGATTTCACGGCTCCCTTGGTCTTCTATCACGTGTGGCCTGCTCTCATGGAGAATGACTGTGTCATCATGAAGGGAGAAGCTGTCACCAAGAGAGGGGCTTTT